One Gemmatimonadaceae bacterium genomic window carries:
- the nagB gene encoding glucosamine-6-phosphate deaminase produces MSSSHFAPGSANSTSRERIRTVVVDSHDDLAREVAGRIATLMRAREAEGRRVVLGLATGSTPIGVYRELIRLHRDEQLSFRHVTSFNLDEYWPMRSDSIHSYHRFMWENLFAHVDIDASHVHIPDGNWTRERIDESCRDYEAAIVAAGGIDFQLLGIGKTGHIGFNEPGSGEGSRTRLIHLDSVTRRDASADFFGEANVPREAITMGIATILAAREIAILATGEHKSGIVRRAVEGEIDRAVAATFLQRHPNTTFYLDESASAELTRIATPWLLDEIDWDDALELRAVTWLAKQTGKAILKLTEHDYAEHQLSSLVSRHGTPGAVNGMVFNALGAKIRGKSKLPRGQRVICFSPHPDDDVISMGGILRKFVENENDITVAYMTSGNIAVFDHDVRRYIDFLERLDYERVSEGSASRRLATTVRAFLDSKAPGAVDIAEVQDIKRLIRESEAVSGIEVMGLGRQHARFLNLPFYQTGKVRKDPIGPADVEIVAQLLRAERPEIVFVAGDLSDPHGTHRMCKEAIDAAMDEVYDGTASAPTRPQVWLYRGAWQEWPVTEATVLCPMSQEELTLKIQAIFKHQSQKDSMPFPGQDEREFWQRVEQRNKSTSAELDQLGLAEYFAMEAYVIV; encoded by the coding sequence GGCCCGGGAAGTGGCGGGCCGCATCGCCACCCTGATGCGTGCGCGCGAGGCCGAAGGGCGTCGCGTGGTGCTGGGTCTGGCCACCGGTTCGACACCCATCGGCGTCTACCGCGAACTCATTCGCCTGCATCGCGATGAGCAACTGAGCTTTCGCCATGTGACCTCGTTCAATCTGGACGAATACTGGCCGATGCGATCCGACAGCATCCACTCGTATCATCGCTTCATGTGGGAGAATCTGTTCGCCCACGTGGACATTGACGCGAGCCATGTGCACATCCCCGATGGGAACTGGACGCGCGAGCGCATCGACGAATCGTGTCGCGACTACGAGGCCGCGATCGTCGCCGCCGGCGGCATCGATTTCCAGCTGCTGGGCATCGGCAAGACAGGACATATCGGGTTCAACGAGCCGGGGTCGGGCGAGGGCAGTCGCACGCGACTGATTCACCTCGACAGTGTCACGCGTCGCGATGCCTCGGCCGATTTCTTCGGTGAGGCGAACGTGCCGCGCGAAGCGATCACGATGGGTATCGCGACCATTCTGGCTGCGCGCGAGATCGCCATTCTCGCCACCGGCGAGCACAAGTCCGGCATCGTGCGGCGCGCGGTCGAGGGCGAGATCGACCGCGCCGTCGCGGCGACGTTTCTGCAGCGCCACCCGAACACCACGTTTTATCTCGACGAGAGCGCGTCGGCCGAACTCACGCGCATCGCGACCCCGTGGTTGCTCGATGAAATCGACTGGGATGACGCGCTGGAACTTCGTGCGGTGACCTGGCTGGCCAAGCAGACGGGCAAGGCCATCCTGAAACTCACGGAACACGATTACGCCGAGCACCAGCTGTCGTCGCTCGTCTCGCGGCACGGCACGCCGGGCGCCGTCAACGGCATGGTGTTCAACGCGCTCGGCGCGAAAATCCGGGGCAAGAGCAAGCTGCCACGCGGACAGCGTGTCATTTGCTTCTCACCGCATCCGGATGACGATGTGATCTCGATGGGAGGAATTCTCCGCAAGTTCGTGGAGAACGAGAACGACATCACGGTGGCGTACATGACCAGCGGCAATATTGCCGTATTCGACCACGATGTCCGTCGCTATATCGATTTTCTCGAACGCCTCGACTATGAACGGGTGAGCGAAGGGTCGGCGTCGCGTCGATTGGCGACGACGGTACGGGCGTTCCTGGACAGCAAGGCACCGGGCGCGGTGGATATCGCCGAGGTGCAGGACATCAAGCGTCTCATTCGCGAATCGGAGGCCGTCAGTGGCATTGAGGTGATGGGACTTGGCCGCCAGCACGCGCGTTTCCTCAACTTGCCGTTCTATCAGACGGGCAAAGTGCGGAAGGACCCGATCGGACCGGCCGATGTCGAGATTGTCGCGCAGCTGCTGCGCGCCGAACGTCCGGAAATCGTCTTTGTCGCCGGTGATCTCTCCGACCCGCATGGGACCCATCGCATGTGCAAGGAAGCGATCGATGCGGCGATGGACGAGGTGTATGACGGAACGGCCAGCGCGCCGACCCGTCCGCAGGTCTGGCTGTATCGCGGCGCATGGCAGGAGTGGCCGGTGACCGAGGCAACCGTCCTCTGCCCGATGTCGCAGGAAGAATTGACGCTCAAGATCCAGGCGATCTTCAAGCATCAGTCACAGAAGGATTCGATGCCCTTCCCCGGTCAGGATGAACGGGAGTTCTGGCAGCGGGTCGAACAACGGAATAAGTCGACGTCCGCCGAACTCGATCAACTGGGACT